One Miscanthus floridulus cultivar M001 chromosome 11, ASM1932011v1, whole genome shotgun sequence DNA window includes the following coding sequences:
- the LOC136491337 gene encoding calcium-dependent protein kinase 13-like, with protein sequence MGNACGGSLRSKYLHSFKHAASQRHDSDYSATSAVADDSPRKQPTTPPATTDAHAPPPPAPAAAAAAMRRGGAGATPDLGSVLGHRTPNLRDLYALGRKLGQGQFGTTYLCTELATGVDYACKSISKRKLITKEDIDDVRREIQIMHHLSGHKNVVAIKGAYEDQVYVHIVMELCAGGELFDRIIQRGHYSERKAAELTRIVVGVVEACHSLGVMHRDLKPENFLLANKDDDLSLKAIDFGLSVFFKPGQVFTDVVGSPYYVAPEVLLKSYGPAADVWTAGVILYILLSGVPPFWAETQQGIFDAVLKGVIDFDSDPWPVISDSAKDLIRGMLNPRSAERLTAHKVLCHPWIRDHGVAPDRPLDPAVLSRIKQFSAMNKLKKMALRVIAESLSEEEIAGLKEMFQTMDTDNSGAITYDELKEGLRKYGSTLKDTEIRDLMEAADIDNSGTIDYIEFIAATLHLNKLEREEHLVAAFSYFDKDGSGYITVDELQQACKEHNMPDAFLDDVIKEVDQDNDGRIDYGEFVAMMTKGNMGVGRRTMRNSLNISMRDAPGAF encoded by the exons ATGGGCAACGCATGCGGCGGCTCCCTTAGATCCAAGTACTTGCACAGCTTCAAGCACGCCGCGTCGCAGCGCCACGACTCCGACTACAGCGCCACCAGCGCCGTCGCCGACGACTCGCCCAGGAAGCAGCCCACCACGCCGCCCGCCACCACGGACgcccacgcgccgccgccgcccgcgcccgccgccgccgccgcagccatgAGGCGCGGCGGGGCGGGCGCGACGCCCGACCTCGGGTCCGTGCTCGGCCACCGCACCCCCAACCTCCGCGACCTCTACGCGCTCGGCAGGAAGCTCGGGCAGGGGCAGTTCGGCACCACCTACCTCTGCACCGAGCTCGCCACGGGGGTCGACTACGCCTGCAAGTCCATCTCCAAGCGTAAGCTCATCACCAAGGAGGACATCGACGACGTGCGCCGCGAGATCCAGATCATGCACCACCTCTCGGGGCACAAGAACGTCGTCGCTATCAAGGGCGCGTACGAGGACCAGGTCTACGTCCACATCGTCATGGAGCTCTGCGCCGGAGGCGAGCTCTTCGACCGGATCATTCAGCGCGGGCACTACAGCGAGCGCAAGGCCGCCGAGCTCACCAGGATCGTCGTCGGGGTCGTCGAGGCCTGCCACTCGCTCGGAGTCATGCACCGGGACCTCAAGCCTGAGAACTTCCTGCTCGCCAACAAGGACGATGACCTCTCGCTCAAGGCCATCGATTTCGGACTCTCTGTCTTCTTCAAGCCTg GTCAAGTTTTCACCGATGTTGTTGGTAGCCCATATTATGTGGCTCCAGAAGTTTTGTTGAAAAGTTATGGACCAGCAGCTGATGTATGGACAGCCGGTGTCATTCTTTACATTCTACTAAGTGGTGTGCCTCCATTTTGGGCAG AAACACAGCAAGGAATATTTGATGCTGTATTGAAAGGTGTCATTGATTTTGATTCTGACCCGTGGCCCGTCATATCTGATAGTGCAAAAGATCTTATAAGAGGAATGCTGAATCCTCGCTCTGCCGAGCGCTTAACAGCACACAAAGTTCTAT GCCATCCATGGATTCGTGATCATGGAGTAGCTCCTGACCGTCCACTGGATCCAGCTGTCTTATCTCGCATTAAGCAATTCTCTGCAATGAATAAGTTGAAGAAAATGGCTTTGCGA GTAATAGCTGAGAGCCTATCAGAAGAGGAAATTGCGGGTTTGAAGGAAATGTTCCAGACCATGGACACTGACAACAGTGGCGCAATTACTTACGATGAGCTAAAAGAAGGATTGAGAAAATATGGCTCCACACTAAAGGACACTGAGATTCGTGATCTTATGGAAGCA gCTGATATTGACAACAGTGGAACAATTGACTATATAGAATTCATTGCTGCAACTTTGCATCTCAATAAGCTGGAGCGCGAGGAACATCTTGTGGCAGCCTTTTCATATTTCGACAAAGATGGTAGTGGCTATATCACAGTGGATGAACTACAGCAAGCTTGCAAAGAGCATAACATGCCAGATGCTTTTCTTGATGATGTCATCAAAGAAGTTGATCAAGACAAT